The following proteins are encoded in a genomic region of Drosophila miranda strain MSH22 chromosome 4, D.miranda_PacBio2.1, whole genome shotgun sequence:
- the LOC108161899 gene encoding UHRF1-binding protein 1 isoform X1 codes for MVSLIKNQLLKHLSIYTKNLSSDKINLSTFRGEGELSNLELDERVLTELLELPSWLRLTSAWCNHVSFRISWTKLKSVPITLTLDEVRITIETCNPMTRDAGGGGSGSPAAAAAALPQVPQGKYSFIHKVVDGITIVVNTVNVNFVSAAFTASVQMSRIRVESKTPKWANADLRMTRLKDAQKGIILIFKELSWQTVRIEASSTQDKSLTPLRLLTNHARCRITIRKRLADCSLLASRLVLILDDLLWVLTDSQLKAALHFVDSLSGLIKAATHATQKTKAARKMQTLPEYKAQVEQQQNRLSESAHTTTAQRMFNAFDVRETSYHFFSQRIDLHLCDDEGDGRSSYPELDKGGALQVSVTAFQVDYYPYHLAKSDRSHWAKYKEASVAPALWLKESLNAFREAVLNLSQPNRPATHAPLERSTPASPIMLNASMLSSQHGGSVSNGSSTPTAAAASAAAGSGGSGSGSASASSQMSQAAQQRHTLENLAKLMSSCVILRIEDFTLYRVTTSGKKSMPKEFVSAQHKRKSKSSGDKDRYSFPAEMPIIHAEYTYFYYPGDFVFPLPPSKIFMHVNPIQVHFDLGSILWLNSFGLNLHESLLRTSVGSQNTPQQQQSQQQQRSALGSIASNGSYGTQMAALNVDQEPNLMYMDVKVEAIMPRVVMEAALDAPNQKDRPKTMQIQVSRFALTNIREMGSSRADLAQALHSLQEGSLVFGSGFPSVEGDMCIVTDRILSHVAASDVSMMSPMSPAGAGGQQLPRSASNQYLSRYVMWLEPRDVWCIKLDPVWVDFLGARSLGPNKSIPFVDAVPVTLWLHAGSAQAQLDLGKSTTASMESMGLTPLAPLPPLQPCNPFLSDEDVRVGASPPAAAAPALDLTADVHAIAHISNLVSLQIDHYQLLFLLRLAEELNEMSTFLNLDADRILQKQNEQKSIIFGCVVPQIEVTLVMPSPTPGKESSGGDAESVVPDSASLGDDLHMNSGNITWPTPPPLDQLKSNTFGSVESPSPVTNDPPLFDSNIHTSNPNTHGYNVQIQSTPTLASSTPSQGSRPDTGISTQSASSASKSGKSTAGRSAGGGTDTVPSLTKEINSGLLSMKKGFSSFMTSIDSAIKSGTPNDDASDTFSIQSDISSDSENFAIVMGDDKTMDCMDVMFRLNPFTTDNNMKASPVEVASEVYEEPSSYKTNMSSPSEPSEGSTWRRRDLVSMATFRLTTVELIRQQEGPKSSVRLQVAAVSCDECGAIPWDELQIAHQANKTKFGARCKAWNLAPYNPEAPPCIRLRLDETLNMPNQIEGIIDRKRIQSWITHHAEIRVKDIDMDLSMSTVIGLGDLAEDEVISSPMPVTINLENVRINLLEDRPPVNITSPGPVPINLCIGRMRLERDQSGLLNIQPIDTNMSAGQHQTLGNALFRAPREREREVLSMQLVMQQMKLDNDQLRRQLGDSKVNTESYRQKTKQETDVLRSYLKAAQDDISILLEEKKALLDTIRALQLRHVKLKNTTNNNARTKASTDLIEYEPKE; via the exons ATGGTCTCGCTGATAAAGAACCAATTGCTCAAGCATTTGTCCAT CTACACAAAGAACCTCTCATCGGACAAAATCAACCTGAGCACATTCCGCGGCGAGGGGGAGCTCTCGAACCTGGAGCTGGACGAGCGGGTGCTCACCGAGCTGCTGGAGTTACCCAGCTGGCTGCGCCTGACATCGGCTTGGTGCAACCATGTTTCCTTCCGCATTAGCTGGACAAAGCTGAAGAGCGTGCCCATCACACTG ACGCTGGATGAGGTGCGCATCACCATCGAAACCTGCAATCCCATGACACGCGATGCAGGAGGCGGAGGATCGGGATctcctgctgccgctgccgctgccctgCCACAAGTGCCTCAGGGGAAGTACAGTTTCATCCATAAGGTAGTCGACGGCATCACCATCGTGGTCAACACTGTGAATGTGAACTTTGTGAGCGCCGCCTTCACCGCCTCGGTGCAAATGTCGCGCATTCGAGTCGAGTCAAAGACTCCCAAGTGGGCCAATGCTGACCTCCGCATGACACGCCTCAAGGACGCCCAGAAGGGTATCATACTAATCTTCAAGGAGCTCTCCTGGCAGACCGTCCGCATCGAGGCcagctctactcaggacaaatcGCTGACTCCTCTGCGTCTGCTCACGAATCATGCCCGCTGCCGAATAACCATTCGCAAGCGTTTGGCGGACTGTTCGCTGCTCGCTTCCCGCCTGGTCCTCATCCTGGACGATCTTCTCTGGGTGCTAACCGACTCGCAGCTGAAGGCGGCTCTGCATTTTGTGGACTCCCTGTCGGGCCTCATCAAGGCGGCCACCCATGCCACGCAAAAGACAAAGGCGGCTCGCAAAATGCAG ACTCTGCCCGAGTACAAGGCCCAggtggagcagcagcagaaccgTCTGTCCGAATCGGCTCACACGACAACAGCACAGCGCATGTTCAATGCGTTCGATGTGCGCGAAACCTCGTACCACTTCTTCAGCCAGCGCATCGATCTGCATCTGTGCGACGACGAGGGGGACGGGCGTTCTAGCTACCCCGAGCTGGACAAGGGTGGCGCCCTGCAGGTCTCGGTAACGGCCTTTCAGGTCGACTACTATCCGTACCATCTGGCCAAATCGGATCGATCGCACTGGGCCAAGTACAAGGAGGCCTCGGTGGCACCGGCGCTGTGGTTGAAGGAATCCCTGAATGCCTTCCGCGAGGCAGTGCTCAATTTGAGCCAGCCCAATCGGCCGGCCACGCATGCCCCGCTCGAGCGGAGCACCCCGGCCTCACCCATTATGCTGAACGCAAGCATGCTAAGCTCCCAGCACGGGGGTAGCGTCTCCAATGGCAGCAGCACCCCCACTGCGGCAGctgcatctgctgctgctggctctggcggatccggctccggctctgcCTCGGCCAGCAGCCAAATGTCGCAGGCAGCTCAGCAGCGCCACACCCTGGAGAACCTGGCCAAGTTGATGAGTTCGTGCGTTATCCTGAGGATTGAGGACTTTACCCTGTATCGCGTTACTACTTCGGGCAAGAAGTCCATGCCAAAGGAATTCGTCTCAG CACAACATAAAAGGAAGAGCAAATCCTCAG GCGACAAGGATAGGTATTCGTTTCCCGCCGAGATGCCCATTATCCATGCCGAGTATACGTACTTCTACTACCCCGGAGACTTTGTCTTTCCAC TGCCACCTTCGAAGATATTTATGCATGTGAATCCTATTCAGGTGCACTTCGATCTCGGCTCCATTCTCTGGCTCAACTCCTTTGGCCTGAACCTGCACGAGAGTCTGCTGCGCACGAGTGTTGGCTCACAGAATacaccgcagcagcagcagtcgcaacagcagcaacgaAGTGCACTCGGCTCGATTGCCTCCAATGGCTCCTATGGCACACAGATGGCCGCATTGAATGTGGACCAGGAGCCCAATCTGATGTACATGGATGTCAAGGTGGAGGCGATTATGCCGCGTGTCGTCATGGAGGCGGCCCTGGATGCGCCCAACCAAAAGGACCGGCCAAAGACGATGCAGATCCAAGTGTCGCGTTTTGCCTTAACCAACATCCGCGAAATGGGAAGCTCTCGGGCGGACTTGGCCCAAGCGCTGCACTCTCTGCAGGAGGGTTCGCTAGTCTTCGGATCGGGTTTCCCGTCGGTCGAGGGTGACATGTGCATTGTCACGGATCGCATACTGTCCCATGTGGCGGCCTCGGATGTCAGCATGATGTCGCCCATGTCGCCGGCGGGTGCCGGTGGCCAGCAGCTGCCGCGCTCCGCCTCCAATCAGTACCTGTCCCGCTATGTTATGTGGCTGGAGCCCAGGGACGTGTGGTGCATTAAGCTGGATCCCGTGTGGGTGGATTTCCTGGGCGCTCGCTCGCTGGGCCCCAACAAATCTATTCCCTTTGTGGATGCTGTGCCCGTCACGCTCTGGTTGCATGCGGGTTCCGCCCAGGCACAACTGGATTTGGGAAAGAGCACCACAGCCAGCATGGAGAGTATGGGACTGACCCCACTGgcaccactgcccccgcttcAGCCCTGCAATCCCTTCCTGAGCGACGAGGATGTGCGTGTCGGTGCCAGCCctcctgctgcagctgctcctgctctcGATCTCACTGCGGATGTGCATGCCATAGCGCACATCTCGAATCTGGTCAGCCTGCAAATCGATCATTACCAGCTGCTCTTCTTGCTGCGACTCGCCGAGGAGCTCAATGAGATGTCTACCTTCCTCAATCTGGATGCCGATCGCATCCTGCAAAAA CAAAATGAACAAAAGTCGATTATTTTTGGCTGCGTTGTGCCGCAGATCGAGGTGACGCTCGTGATGCCATCGCCAACACCTGGTAAGGAATCAAGTGGTGGTGATGCTGAAAGTGTCGTACCCGATTCAGCTAGTTTGGGTGACGATTTACACATGAATA GCGGAAACATCACCTGGCCTACACCACCGCCGTTGGATCAGCTGAAGAGCAATACATTTGGCAGCGTTGAGTCACCATCGCCTGTCACCAACGATCCGCCGCTTTTTGACAGCAATATTCATACATCTAATCCCAATACTCATGG ATACAATGTTCAGATACAGAGCACCCCCACGCTGGCCTCTTCCACGCCCAGCCAGGGATCACGTCCCGATACGGGCATCTCAACGCAATCCGCTTCGTCTGCGTCGAAGAGCGGAAAGAGTACCGCAGGCCGCTCTGCTGGTGGTGGTACGGACACTGTGCCTAGTTTGACGAAGGAGATCAACTCGGGCCTGCTCTCCATGAAGAAGGGCTTCTCCAGTTTTATGACTTCCATTGACTCGGCTATCAAGTCGGGCACACCTAACGATGATGCCAGTGATACCTTCTCCATTCAGAGCGACATAAGCTCTGATTCGGAGAACTTTGCCATTGTCATGGGCGACGACAAGACCATGGACTGCATGGACGTCATGTTCCGCCTAAATCCCTTCACCACCGACAACAATATGAAGGCCTCCCCGGTGGAGGTGGCCAGTGAGGTGTACGAGGAACCGAGCAGCTACAAGACCAACATGTCATCGCCTTCGGAACCATCGGAGGGCAGTACCTGGCGACGCCGCGATCTTGTCTCCATGGCTACATTTAG ATTAACCACAGTAGAACTGATACGACAGCAGGAAGGACCCAAGTCTTCGGTGCGTTTGCAGGTGGCTGCGGTTTCCTGCGACGAGTGCGGTGCCATACCTTGGGATGAGCTGCAG ATCGCGCATCAAGCCAACAAG ACCAAATTCGGAGCGCGTTGTAAGGCCTGGAACCTGGCCCCATACAACCCAGAGGCTCCGCCCTGCATACGTCTACGCCTGGATGAGACGCTAAACATGCCGAACCAAATTGAAGGCATCATTGATCGTAAACGTATTCAGAG CTGGATCACTCATCATGCCGAGATTCGTGTGAAAGACATAGACATGGATCTGTCAATGAGCACCGTAATTGGATTGGGCGATCTGGCTGAGGATGAGGTCATCTCCTCGCCCATGCCCGTTACG ATAAATCTCGAAAATGTTCGCATTAACTTGCTTGAGGACCGTCCACCTGTCAATATTACCTCACCTGGTCCAGTGCCCATCAATCTGTGCATCGGACGCATGCGTTTGGAGCGTGATCAGAGCGGCCTGCTCAATATTCAGCCCATAG aTACTAATATGAGTGCCGGCCAACATCAGACTCTGGGCAACGCCTTGTTTAGGGCCCCACGTGAACGCGAACGGGAAGTGCTCTCCATGCAGCTGGTGATGCAGCAGATGAAGCTGGACAACGATCAGCTGCGCAGGCAGCTTGGGGACTCCAAAGTGAACACAGAAAGTTATAG ACAAAAGACCAAGCAGGAAACGGATGTGCTGCGTTCTTATTTGAAGGCCGCCCAggatgacataagcatactgCTGGAGGAGAAAAAGGCGTTGTTGGACACCATACGAGCCTTGCAg TTGAGACACGTTAAGCTTAAGAACACCACAAATAATAATGCAAGGACTAAAG CTTCAACTGACCTCATCGAATATGAGCCGAAAGAATGA
- the LOC108161899 gene encoding UHRF1-binding protein 1 isoform X2: MVSLIKNQLLKHLSIYTKNLSSDKINLSTFRGEGELSNLELDERVLTELLELPSWLRLTSAWCNHVSFRISWTKLKSVPITLTLDEVRITIETCNPMTRDAGGGGSGSPAAAAAALPQVPQGKYSFIHKVVDGITIVVNTVNVNFVSAAFTASVQMSRIRVESKTPKWANADLRMTRLKDAQKGIILIFKELSWQTVRIEASSTQDKSLTPLRLLTNHARCRITIRKRLADCSLLASRLVLILDDLLWVLTDSQLKAALHFVDSLSGLIKAATHATQKTKAARKMQTLPEYKAQVEQQQNRLSESAHTTTAQRMFNAFDVRETSYHFFSQRIDLHLCDDEGDGRSSYPELDKGGALQVSVTAFQVDYYPYHLAKSDRSHWAKYKEASVAPALWLKESLNAFREAVLNLSQPNRPATHAPLERSTPASPIMLNASMLSSQHGGSVSNGSSTPTAAAASAAAGSGGSGSGSASASSQMSQAAQQRHTLENLAKLMSSCVILRIEDFTLYRVTTSGKKSMPKEFVSAQHKRKSKSSGDKDRYSFPAEMPIIHAEYTYFYYPGDFVFPLPPSKIFMHVNPIQVHFDLGSILWLNSFGLNLHESLLRTSVGSQNTPQQQQSQQQQRSALGSIASNGSYGTQMAALNVDQEPNLMYMDVKVEAIMPRVVMEAALDAPNQKDRPKTMQIQVSRFALTNIREMGSSRADLAQALHSLQEGSLVFGSGFPSVEGDMCIVTDRILSHVAASDVSMMSPMSPAGAGGQQLPRSASNQYLSRYVMWLEPRDVWCIKLDPVWVDFLGARSLGPNKSIPFVDAVPVTLWLHAGSAQAQLDLGKSTTASMESMGLTPLAPLPPLQPCNPFLSDEDVRVGASPPAAAAPALDLTADVHAIAHISNLVSLQIDHYQLLFLLRLAEELNEMSTFLNLDADRILQKQNEQKSIIFGCVVPQIEVTLVMPSPTPGKESSGGDAESVVPDSASLGDDLHMNSGNITWPTPPPLDQLKSNTFGSVESPSPVTNDPPLFDSNIHTSNPNTHGYNVQIQSTPTLASSTPSQGSRPDTGISTQSASSASKSGKSTAGRSAGGGTDTVPSLTKEINSGLLSMKKGFSSFMTSIDSAIKSGTPNDDASDTFSIQSDISSDSENFAIVMGDDKTMDCMDVMFRLNPFTTDNNMKASPVEVASEVYEEPSSYKTNMSSPSEPSEGSTWRRRDLVSMATFRLTTVELIRQQEGPKSSVRLQVAAVSCDECGAIPWDELQTKFGARCKAWNLAPYNPEAPPCIRLRLDETLNMPNQIEGIIDRKRIQSWITHHAEIRVKDIDMDLSMSTVIGLGDLAEDEVISSPMPVTINLENVRINLLEDRPPVNITSPGPVPINLCIGRMRLERDQSGLLNIQPIDTNMSAGQHQTLGNALFRAPREREREVLSMQLVMQQMKLDNDQLRRQLGDSKVNTESYRQKTKQETDVLRSYLKAAQDDISILLEEKKALLDTIRALQLRHVKLKNTTNNNARTKASTDLIEYEPKE; encoded by the exons ATGGTCTCGCTGATAAAGAACCAATTGCTCAAGCATTTGTCCAT CTACACAAAGAACCTCTCATCGGACAAAATCAACCTGAGCACATTCCGCGGCGAGGGGGAGCTCTCGAACCTGGAGCTGGACGAGCGGGTGCTCACCGAGCTGCTGGAGTTACCCAGCTGGCTGCGCCTGACATCGGCTTGGTGCAACCATGTTTCCTTCCGCATTAGCTGGACAAAGCTGAAGAGCGTGCCCATCACACTG ACGCTGGATGAGGTGCGCATCACCATCGAAACCTGCAATCCCATGACACGCGATGCAGGAGGCGGAGGATCGGGATctcctgctgccgctgccgctgccctgCCACAAGTGCCTCAGGGGAAGTACAGTTTCATCCATAAGGTAGTCGACGGCATCACCATCGTGGTCAACACTGTGAATGTGAACTTTGTGAGCGCCGCCTTCACCGCCTCGGTGCAAATGTCGCGCATTCGAGTCGAGTCAAAGACTCCCAAGTGGGCCAATGCTGACCTCCGCATGACACGCCTCAAGGACGCCCAGAAGGGTATCATACTAATCTTCAAGGAGCTCTCCTGGCAGACCGTCCGCATCGAGGCcagctctactcaggacaaatcGCTGACTCCTCTGCGTCTGCTCACGAATCATGCCCGCTGCCGAATAACCATTCGCAAGCGTTTGGCGGACTGTTCGCTGCTCGCTTCCCGCCTGGTCCTCATCCTGGACGATCTTCTCTGGGTGCTAACCGACTCGCAGCTGAAGGCGGCTCTGCATTTTGTGGACTCCCTGTCGGGCCTCATCAAGGCGGCCACCCATGCCACGCAAAAGACAAAGGCGGCTCGCAAAATGCAG ACTCTGCCCGAGTACAAGGCCCAggtggagcagcagcagaaccgTCTGTCCGAATCGGCTCACACGACAACAGCACAGCGCATGTTCAATGCGTTCGATGTGCGCGAAACCTCGTACCACTTCTTCAGCCAGCGCATCGATCTGCATCTGTGCGACGACGAGGGGGACGGGCGTTCTAGCTACCCCGAGCTGGACAAGGGTGGCGCCCTGCAGGTCTCGGTAACGGCCTTTCAGGTCGACTACTATCCGTACCATCTGGCCAAATCGGATCGATCGCACTGGGCCAAGTACAAGGAGGCCTCGGTGGCACCGGCGCTGTGGTTGAAGGAATCCCTGAATGCCTTCCGCGAGGCAGTGCTCAATTTGAGCCAGCCCAATCGGCCGGCCACGCATGCCCCGCTCGAGCGGAGCACCCCGGCCTCACCCATTATGCTGAACGCAAGCATGCTAAGCTCCCAGCACGGGGGTAGCGTCTCCAATGGCAGCAGCACCCCCACTGCGGCAGctgcatctgctgctgctggctctggcggatccggctccggctctgcCTCGGCCAGCAGCCAAATGTCGCAGGCAGCTCAGCAGCGCCACACCCTGGAGAACCTGGCCAAGTTGATGAGTTCGTGCGTTATCCTGAGGATTGAGGACTTTACCCTGTATCGCGTTACTACTTCGGGCAAGAAGTCCATGCCAAAGGAATTCGTCTCAG CACAACATAAAAGGAAGAGCAAATCCTCAG GCGACAAGGATAGGTATTCGTTTCCCGCCGAGATGCCCATTATCCATGCCGAGTATACGTACTTCTACTACCCCGGAGACTTTGTCTTTCCAC TGCCACCTTCGAAGATATTTATGCATGTGAATCCTATTCAGGTGCACTTCGATCTCGGCTCCATTCTCTGGCTCAACTCCTTTGGCCTGAACCTGCACGAGAGTCTGCTGCGCACGAGTGTTGGCTCACAGAATacaccgcagcagcagcagtcgcaacagcagcaacgaAGTGCACTCGGCTCGATTGCCTCCAATGGCTCCTATGGCACACAGATGGCCGCATTGAATGTGGACCAGGAGCCCAATCTGATGTACATGGATGTCAAGGTGGAGGCGATTATGCCGCGTGTCGTCATGGAGGCGGCCCTGGATGCGCCCAACCAAAAGGACCGGCCAAAGACGATGCAGATCCAAGTGTCGCGTTTTGCCTTAACCAACATCCGCGAAATGGGAAGCTCTCGGGCGGACTTGGCCCAAGCGCTGCACTCTCTGCAGGAGGGTTCGCTAGTCTTCGGATCGGGTTTCCCGTCGGTCGAGGGTGACATGTGCATTGTCACGGATCGCATACTGTCCCATGTGGCGGCCTCGGATGTCAGCATGATGTCGCCCATGTCGCCGGCGGGTGCCGGTGGCCAGCAGCTGCCGCGCTCCGCCTCCAATCAGTACCTGTCCCGCTATGTTATGTGGCTGGAGCCCAGGGACGTGTGGTGCATTAAGCTGGATCCCGTGTGGGTGGATTTCCTGGGCGCTCGCTCGCTGGGCCCCAACAAATCTATTCCCTTTGTGGATGCTGTGCCCGTCACGCTCTGGTTGCATGCGGGTTCCGCCCAGGCACAACTGGATTTGGGAAAGAGCACCACAGCCAGCATGGAGAGTATGGGACTGACCCCACTGgcaccactgcccccgcttcAGCCCTGCAATCCCTTCCTGAGCGACGAGGATGTGCGTGTCGGTGCCAGCCctcctgctgcagctgctcctgctctcGATCTCACTGCGGATGTGCATGCCATAGCGCACATCTCGAATCTGGTCAGCCTGCAAATCGATCATTACCAGCTGCTCTTCTTGCTGCGACTCGCCGAGGAGCTCAATGAGATGTCTACCTTCCTCAATCTGGATGCCGATCGCATCCTGCAAAAA CAAAATGAACAAAAGTCGATTATTTTTGGCTGCGTTGTGCCGCAGATCGAGGTGACGCTCGTGATGCCATCGCCAACACCTGGTAAGGAATCAAGTGGTGGTGATGCTGAAAGTGTCGTACCCGATTCAGCTAGTTTGGGTGACGATTTACACATGAATA GCGGAAACATCACCTGGCCTACACCACCGCCGTTGGATCAGCTGAAGAGCAATACATTTGGCAGCGTTGAGTCACCATCGCCTGTCACCAACGATCCGCCGCTTTTTGACAGCAATATTCATACATCTAATCCCAATACTCATGG ATACAATGTTCAGATACAGAGCACCCCCACGCTGGCCTCTTCCACGCCCAGCCAGGGATCACGTCCCGATACGGGCATCTCAACGCAATCCGCTTCGTCTGCGTCGAAGAGCGGAAAGAGTACCGCAGGCCGCTCTGCTGGTGGTGGTACGGACACTGTGCCTAGTTTGACGAAGGAGATCAACTCGGGCCTGCTCTCCATGAAGAAGGGCTTCTCCAGTTTTATGACTTCCATTGACTCGGCTATCAAGTCGGGCACACCTAACGATGATGCCAGTGATACCTTCTCCATTCAGAGCGACATAAGCTCTGATTCGGAGAACTTTGCCATTGTCATGGGCGACGACAAGACCATGGACTGCATGGACGTCATGTTCCGCCTAAATCCCTTCACCACCGACAACAATATGAAGGCCTCCCCGGTGGAGGTGGCCAGTGAGGTGTACGAGGAACCGAGCAGCTACAAGACCAACATGTCATCGCCTTCGGAACCATCGGAGGGCAGTACCTGGCGACGCCGCGATCTTGTCTCCATGGCTACATTTAG ATTAACCACAGTAGAACTGATACGACAGCAGGAAGGACCCAAGTCTTCGGTGCGTTTGCAGGTGGCTGCGGTTTCCTGCGACGAGTGCGGTGCCATACCTTGGGATGAGCTGCAG ACCAAATTCGGAGCGCGTTGTAAGGCCTGGAACCTGGCCCCATACAACCCAGAGGCTCCGCCCTGCATACGTCTACGCCTGGATGAGACGCTAAACATGCCGAACCAAATTGAAGGCATCATTGATCGTAAACGTATTCAGAG CTGGATCACTCATCATGCCGAGATTCGTGTGAAAGACATAGACATGGATCTGTCAATGAGCACCGTAATTGGATTGGGCGATCTGGCTGAGGATGAGGTCATCTCCTCGCCCATGCCCGTTACG ATAAATCTCGAAAATGTTCGCATTAACTTGCTTGAGGACCGTCCACCTGTCAATATTACCTCACCTGGTCCAGTGCCCATCAATCTGTGCATCGGACGCATGCGTTTGGAGCGTGATCAGAGCGGCCTGCTCAATATTCAGCCCATAG aTACTAATATGAGTGCCGGCCAACATCAGACTCTGGGCAACGCCTTGTTTAGGGCCCCACGTGAACGCGAACGGGAAGTGCTCTCCATGCAGCTGGTGATGCAGCAGATGAAGCTGGACAACGATCAGCTGCGCAGGCAGCTTGGGGACTCCAAAGTGAACACAGAAAGTTATAG ACAAAAGACCAAGCAGGAAACGGATGTGCTGCGTTCTTATTTGAAGGCCGCCCAggatgacataagcatactgCTGGAGGAGAAAAAGGCGTTGTTGGACACCATACGAGCCTTGCAg TTGAGACACGTTAAGCTTAAGAACACCACAAATAATAATGCAAGGACTAAAG CTTCAACTGACCTCATCGAATATGAGCCGAAAGAATGA